Part of the Sulfitobacter donghicola DSW-25 = KCTC 12864 = JCM 14565 genome, GCACGGCTTTGGCCGTTATCGCCCATTCCGACGGTGTTGATATCCTGTCGCCGATCCTGTTTGGCGTCATCGCTTCGGGCTTGCACATTGCCGCCTTTGGGTTGGACCCCTTGCGCAACAAAGGGATGGACGGCATCGACACCTTCCAACAGGACCGCGTCGCGCGTGTTGTTGATGAAGCTGAAAAGCACCTATCAACGATGAGCGAAACCATCCTGCGTGCAGGTGATCGCCAATCCGTTGCCCGTTTGGAAGATTTCCAAGATACGGCGCGCGAATTAATCCGCACCGTCGAAGAAGACCCGCGCGACCTAACCGCTGCGCGCAAATACCTTGGCGTTTATTTAAAGGGCGCGCGCGATGCCACGTCCAAGTTCGCGGATATCTATTCGCGCACGCAAGACGCCCAAGCCCGTACAGATTATCTGGCTCTTCTCGATGACCTCGAAAAGAACTTTGCCGCCCGTAACCGTAAATCGCTGCTCGAAGATCGCGGCGACCTGAATGTAGAAATCGATGTGCTGCGCGAGCGGCTGTCACGCGAAGGCGTGCGTTTGGATTAATCCGCGCCACAGTAACAAGGAATATATAATGTCTGAGAATGTCCGCGAAAAAGCTGCTCAATCCCTCGCCATGGTTGAGGAAGTGACCGCAGTAATCCTGCCAGAACCAACCGATGCAAATGCTGTTGTTACCTTGGAGCAAGCTGACGCACCACAAAGCGCCGAAATCCGCTCTCGTATGGAAGAGCTGGACATGGCGGATACACAATCCATCATCAGCTTTGGCTCTGCCGCTCAAGCCGAGCTTCAGGAAATCTCGCAGGCGATGTTGCAGGATGTGCGCAACAAAGACGTTGGACCAGCGGGCGACAGCCTGCGCGGAATCGTCACCACCATTCGCGGCTTTTCTGTTTCCGAACTGGACGTGCGCCGCGAGCGCAGCTGGTGGGAAAAACTGATCGGCCGCGCCGCGCCGTTTGCGAAATTCACTGCGAAGTTTGAAAAGGTTCAGGGCCAGATCGACAAGATCACAGACAACCTGCTGAGCCACGAACACACGCTGCTGAAAGACATCAAATCGCTGGATATGCTCTATGAAAAGACGCTTCAGTTTTATGATGAACTCGCGCTTTACATCGCAGCGGGTGAGGCCAAGCTGGCCGAACTGGACGCAACTGTGATCCCAGCCAAAGAGGCTGATGTTCAGGCCGCAGCCGAAGAAGATCAGGTGATGGTTGCCCAAGAGCTGCGCGATCTGCGCGCCGCACGCGATGATCTGGAACGCCGCGTTCACGACCTGAAACTGACCCGTCAGGTCACGATGCAATCCCTGCCCTCGATCCGTTTGGTTCAGGAAAACGACAAGAGCCTCGTGACCAAGATTAACTCGACCCTCGTGAACACCGTTCCGCTGTGGGAAACGCAGCTGGCACAGGCCGTCACCATCCAACGCTCTGCCGAAGCCGCCGCCGCCGTGCGCGAAG contains:
- a CDS encoding 5-bromo-4-chloroindolyl phosphate hydrolysis family protein is translated as MAKQFGGKYSPDGGQVVSGENRPRSRRIDVDPVGGRANVLFVPAIVLIATNFGSGAIAFTAAILGALSLTLAAWLLRSGIRAEAAYNERKVARRPAMPRKIMAAALSGIGTALAVIAHSDGVDILSPILFGVIASGLHIAAFGLDPLRNKGMDGIDTFQQDRVARVVDEAEKHLSTMSETILRAGDRQSVARLEDFQDTARELIRTVEEDPRDLTAARKYLGVYLKGARDATSKFADIYSRTQDAQARTDYLALLDDLEKNFAARNRKSLLEDRGDLNVEIDVLRERLSREGVRLD
- a CDS encoding toxic anion resistance protein translates to MSENVREKAAQSLAMVEEVTAVILPEPTDANAVVTLEQADAPQSAEIRSRMEELDMADTQSIISFGSAAQAELQEISQAMLQDVRNKDVGPAGDSLRGIVTTIRGFSVSELDVRRERSWWEKLIGRAAPFAKFTAKFEKVQGQIDKITDNLLSHEHTLLKDIKSLDMLYEKTLQFYDELALYIAAGEAKLAELDATVIPAKEADVQAAAEEDQVMVAQELRDLRAARDDLERRVHDLKLTRQVTMQSLPSIRLVQENDKSLVTKINSTLVNTVPLWETQLAQAVTIQRSAEAAAAVREANDLTNELLTSNAKNLRDSNKIIREEMERGVFDIEAVKAANADLIGTIEESLQIADEGKAKRASAEKELKEMEAKLRDTLASAKATKTGLGDTVNT